In the genome of Primulina tabacum isolate GXHZ01 chromosome 13, ASM2559414v2, whole genome shotgun sequence, the window TTTTTGGACGTGATCGATATTTTCTGTTGGATGAAGGACAAGTTGAGCCGAATGGATTTTGAACTATTTGCAATAAACACTTATGCGATGTGGCGTGAACGTCTCAATCTCGTACATAACCAAGGAACACTCGGAAAGAGATTTAACGTGAATTGGAGTGACGAAGAGGCCCAACGATTGAGGTTGTTGAATGGGAAAATTGATAAGGCAGGAAACTCACCAAAGACATGGACGGCACCTCAGATTAATGAATTAAGGATGAACGTTGATGCAGCTTATAATGTCAACCTGAACAGTTTCGCGGTAGGCGGAGTGGTACGTAACCATGAAGGCCAACCATTGATAGCTTTCGGGATGAAGATTCGGAAGCCTGCTTCGATCGTCTATGGAGAACTGGCCGCCATTGATATAGGAATGAAGATTGCAAATGATCATAACCTCTTCATCAACCAAATCACATCAGACTCTCTATTGACAGTGCAAGCAGTCACCCATATAGATGAGGACCTTAGCTATGTTGGTACCTATGCTCAATACATCCGACGATCCCTGAGTGAACACAACGGAGCCACCTTAAATCACATTCGGCGCACGGCGAATGCCGTTGCAGATTCACTAGCGTCTTTTGCTATTTCTCACCCGACTTCCTTTATTTGGAAGCCTGGAAATTTTCCTTATTGGTTTGTAAAACTTGTAACCAAAGATATTTCCCAATCTCAATAATACCACAAGTTTtgcgataaaaaaaatattattacattTTTTAATTGAAATTAAGTTTAATAGAAAAATAGATTTTTTGTCATACACAACAATATGTACGAATACACTAATTATAATATTCATATCAAACtacaaatattcaatactcattCTATAAATTGATTAAACAATAACTCAAGGGGGGGATTGTACAAGTTCATATATATAACTCACAagtattttatccaaccgatgtgagataactaacaataatatatcaattttgtaaggcttgagatttattagtcttcattgacgtgatattcgaagatattagtatgcatgacatgtaatgagaggcattaagtgagatgagattatgaaatgtgGCAAGAAatgaagaccgcacccgcgctaaggaagctaccgcacccgcggttgatggacagagagttgggacatttttaaagtagccacaccgcacccgcggtgccagAAAGAACGCACTCGTGGTGCagctacagtagggtcaccgcacccgcggtaaaaacaggaccgcacccgcggtcgacatttatgaattttttttgaaaggcatgccgaagcttgagcgcacctgcggttgaaagagaccgcacccgcggtgctgcatgcaagaaatccacctttgtttcttatgatgacacatggcatattatatatatatatatatatatatatatatatatatatatatatagaattgtgctgagtcttcattttGAGCATTCCAGCAGACCAGCAACGAGAGAGAAAGGGATTTCCAAACTTTCCTTTCAACTTTATCACTTGGTTGTGTAAGATTTATCCATCCAAagtttaatccaagttgagattcttgttcctcttgacaaaggcttcaaaagggtatacttttgATATCTTTTCAACATGATCtagattccatgtgttgaaagaattataatatgatggttatattgtgttcttgacatattgagcatggtatattcgcaaccggatcgattatcggatggcGTATGCTATTGATATGAATTTCAGCATATATTGTATATAAGATTATACAAATTTCAGAAGTTATGTATGCTTTTGATGAAGAGTATGAGTTATGAAGATTGATATACACTAATCTGTACTACCGGTACTTGGAAATTGGACCATTGTGccgtcaaaatttgataagactgagagatcttaaattgaattgaatattgatacagtagattggatattaatcagaacagagtttgaattaagctatacattgatacagtgtattcgatattgttatggccagattgttttggacagacagtgagtttgagacttcgacagaaccagatcgacagaacgaaaagaaaggtataagtcagtgttaaccgggagatcgacttgagtcagattagacttgagtttttccctaaaccacatacgtgtatgttattgttttcatatttttgtatgctttgtctaagtatgttgattttattgatgtatATAGAAGCAGTGAATAACAGATAGCTATTGAGtgtgagtcactgacagaggggctagattttgacagagcgatcactggcccattgcaccttgtcagaataggattggcagacatgccaagtctttggcagatctgccaagacactggacgtttggtgtatcgacgTGCTTAAGAGACATAGCAGGTCCTTTTTGCTGATAATTCGATACAGatcagaccaaagtccagaaataggaacgtaccgccaccacaaACGGGAggataggtgggagacttgttacgttcttattcagaccgggatccctagatgagagatgagtcgagtcttagaatcacagagtgtgattcagagtctatattgattcatatttcttatgtgatacatgttcagagtatgaattactgtttgatatcaatttatgatttcagattatgatacatgtcttgatatctatttcatgcttttatatatgctgttatatgaaatgcatatatacatgatttatactgggattaaattctcaccggagttatccggctgttgtcttgtttgtatgtgtgcatgacaacagatgggacaggatcagggtcgagaagatgatgagagatcgagattagagtggtgattccggactttgatgtagataggtttcattacttgattgtagtagttgaaccttaatttggaactaaaatgcatgttgtacaaaacttgtagttttatactgtttgtatattagattaatcccattacgttcgcagtttgaagaaaaaattttatggccctaattacttgattagtaaattgatcctaataacgattaagaagataattagcgtccgggtcctcacaacaggtggtatcagagcgatagatcctttagattgagatagaagatagaatgagcggggtagattgagttttctttccttgctcgtgattgctagcatgatttattgctttaatacttgatttcctgaatatctgaattgatttgataatatatatgattgagaatgaatcagacccgattcttgatcagctgtaagatgatcggaggaggattgaaacagaACTGTTATATCTggttattgatgattttgataatcagatctaTCTCCTCGAGGAATCACAGAACAGAGAAGTATCTTGAttaatcagatggatgtgtcagaaactctgatgAAAACACAGTtacagaggtttcagtcatttcaaccgccgattttaagGGGTACCTGAGACGTTTATTGATTGCgaaagttggctagatgatatagagatactgtttgattcacttgagt includes:
- the LOC142521977 gene encoding uncharacterized protein LOC142521977 — translated: MKDKLSRMDFELFAINTYAMWRERLNLVHNQGTLGKRFNVNWSDEEAQRLRLLNGKIDKAGNSPKTWTAPQINELRMNVDAAYNVNLNSFAVGGVVRNHEGQPLIAFGMKIRKPASIVYGELAAIDIGMKIANDHNLFINQITSDSLLTVQAVTHIDEDLSYVGTYAQYIRRSLSEHNGATLNHIRRTANAVADSLASFAISHPTSFIWKPGNFPYWFVKLVTKDISQSQ